The window CTTCACATCCGGCAGCAAGTCCGCAAATTCTTCCGGCGTGCATTTTATGAGAAAGGCACTGGCCCGGGAAAGTGCGCAGGCCCCCTCTCGCCATGATCCGGAGGGAATGACGCGATCCCACTCCGAGCGCAGATCATCAGGCCGCAACAGCACCAGATCGGTATCCCGCCGGACTGCCAGATGCTGAAACCCGTCGTCCATCACAAAAATGTCCGGAGCAAGGTTCGCTTCGGCCCACGCGCCGGAACGCCGCCGCACGGGATCAACCACAATGCGTGCCTGCGGATGCTGACGGGCAAGCATCAACGGTTCGTCACCCGCTTCTGCAGCGGAACTTGCAGCACCTACCACATAGGGCAAGGCAGGCGGTGTCGCCTTGTAGCCACGGGTGAGAACAACGGCCTGATGTCCCTCCTGAGCGGACCAGTCCAGCAGCCAGTCCACAATGGGGGTCTTGCCGCTCCCCCCCCATCCGATATTACCGACGGAGACAGTGGGAACCGAGGGCGAAAATACTTTGGCGCCGCCCTGTTCATACCTGCGTCGACGCACGGCCATGACAGCACTATAGGCCTTGCCGAAAGGCCACAACAAGGGACGGAGCACCCTCTGTGCCTTTTCGAATGTCTCTGGAAGCGTGCATCTCAACGCCATGGCTACCCCGCATGAAAATGGAGAATCCGCGACTCTCCTCGACTAACAACGTACGGCCAGCTAGCGCTGGCGTCCGCAGAAGACGTCCCCATCAAGAATCAAAGGGAGCACAAGGCTCCCTTTGGTCATTGCAATTTCCGAGACGCCCGTCATGTCAACGGCATCCCGATCATGTGATAATCCAGTGCCCGAAACAGGTTGCCGATGCGCACGATACATCAGCGGCAACCGTTCGTCGAGCCCGGGAACTGTTCTTAGTCTCTGGAGCCGCCGAAAAGACGGAGCAGGAACAGGAACAGGTTGATGAAGTCCAGATACAGGGTCAGCGCGCCAAGGATGGAGCCGCGACGAATGGCGGTTTCATCGCCCAGCGGCATGGTTTCACCCATGTAGCGGAGCTTCTGGCTGTCATAGGCGGTCAGTCCGGCGAAGATTACCACACCGATGAGGCTGATGATCATATCCATGGGGCCGCTGCCCAGGAACATGTTAATGATCGAAGCGATGATCAGACCGAAGAGGCCCATCATCATGAACTGGCCCATGCCGGTCAGGTCCTTCTTGGTAGTCATGCCGTAGATGGACATGGCCGCGAACATGCCTGCCGCAGTGAAGAAGGCATTAAAAATGGTGCTCTGTGCGTAGACCAGCAGAATGGCGGAAAGGGTTACGCCGTTCAGCGCGCTGTACGCAAGGAAAAGGCCGGTGGCTGCAGAGCCTGAAAGCTTGTTGATGCGAGCGCTCAGATACATGACCAGACCGATCTGGCCGATGAAGAGCATAATCGTCATCATGGCGTTGCCGAAAATGAGCTGCAGCATGGTTTCGCTGCTGGCCACAGCAAGAGCGGTCAGTGCGGTGACGCCGAGACCTGCGGTCATCCAGCCATACACGCCGCGCATGAAGGCGTTAACAAGTTCCCCGCGCCGTACTCCGGCAGTGCTGACGGTTCTTCCGAGCATGATTCCTCCAAAAAATGAGTCATTGTTTACAGTTCGGGTGATGCCGACAGTTATAACCATCCGTCATACCTTGCCGACATCGCTGAAAGAGGTAACAATCATTATATAGGTTGGCAAGGGCGCATGGTATCATATATTTTCATAATGTGAATTCGGAACTGCGGAGAGACACTCTGCAACATTCTGCATCACAACAGCTTGTTCCTGCCCACACACCTTTCACCCCCCCAGTTGTTCCAGCAGGGTGCCCACATGATTGAATCGCAAAACAACAAGAACAACAGAGTGCTCTTTGTCGATGATGAAAGCAATATTCTGGACAGCTTCCGACGCACGCTCTGCAAACGTTTCAGCGTCACCACGGCCTGCGGGCCGCTCGCCGGACTGGATACCGTGCGCGACCATCCCCCCTTTGCCGTCATCGTCTCGGACCTGAAAATGCCCAGAATGAACGGAGTGGAGTTTCTCAGCGAAGTCCGTTCCCTTTCACCGGACACAGTACGCATTCTGCTTACGGGACACGCTGATACGGAAAGCTCTGTCGCTGCCGTCAACGAAGGGGCCATTTTCCGCTTTCTGACCAAGCCCTGCCAGACCGAGTCGCTTATCCGCGCCATTGAAGCCGGTATTGACCAGTACCATCTCGTCACCAGT is drawn from Desulfovibrio mangrovi and contains these coding sequences:
- the lpxK gene encoding tetraacyldisaccharide 4'-kinase, with translation MALRCTLPETFEKAQRVLRPLLWPFGKAYSAVMAVRRRRYEQGGAKVFSPSVPTVSVGNIGWGGSGKTPIVDWLLDWSAQEGHQAVVLTRGYKATPPALPYVVGAASSAAEAGDEPLMLARQHPQARIVVDPVRRRSGAWAEANLAPDIFVMDDGFQHLAVRRDTDLVLLRPDDLRSEWDRVIPSGSWREGACALSRASAFLIKCTPEEFADLLPDVKKRLGHLGVPVFSFSLQPVGVQSVTEDEVLSSAGLIARNGYVLFSGVGVPAQVEQTVASYVGVPPLRYHVFPDHYGYTREDILNMAEEGVPLLCTPKDAVKIAGLGLAGVPVWTLVLKTVFGPAWNTPDTFSEWWGNRWQAMQSARGI
- a CDS encoding Bax inhibitor-1/YccA family protein; protein product: MLGRTVSTAGVRRGELVNAFMRGVYGWMTAGLGVTALTALAVASSETMLQLIFGNAMMTIMLFIGQIGLVMYLSARINKLSGSAATGLFLAYSALNGVTLSAILLVYAQSTIFNAFFTAAGMFAAMSIYGMTTKKDLTGMGQFMMMGLFGLIIASIINMFLGSGPMDMIISLIGVVIFAGLTAYDSQKLRYMGETMPLGDETAIRRGSILGALTLYLDFINLFLFLLRLFGGSRD